In Cupriavidus basilensis, the following proteins share a genomic window:
- a CDS encoding GntR family transcriptional regulator: protein MAAEIKAAIEAEIESGTLPPGALLDERTLAERFGVSRTPVREALQQLAAQNLVRIAPRVGVFVSRLSITQLRETLELLGELEAVAAKLAARRMDDEQRASLEASMAQCVEASNENNGKQFAEANATFHDLIYAGSHNEYLAQQIHSIRRLMQRYRPKIFLTPAQRQKALQDHRKLADAILHGDEVAAHDAMLQHAPVGTTGFSEFLSTLPASYLEGESGLGSSPPAAATGAKRSRGGVTGEEGDAKPRARRGLSRASAG, encoded by the coding sequence ATGGCCGCCGAGATCAAGGCTGCCATTGAGGCCGAGATCGAGAGTGGTACGCTACCGCCGGGGGCGCTGCTGGACGAGCGCACGCTGGCTGAGCGCTTTGGCGTATCCCGTACGCCGGTGCGCGAGGCCTTGCAGCAGCTTGCGGCGCAGAATCTCGTGCGCATCGCGCCCCGTGTCGGCGTCTTCGTGTCGCGGCTGTCCATCACGCAGCTACGTGAAACGCTGGAACTGCTCGGCGAGCTCGAGGCCGTCGCTGCCAAGCTCGCGGCGCGGCGGATGGATGACGAGCAGCGCGCGTCTCTCGAGGCGAGCATGGCGCAGTGCGTCGAGGCGTCCAACGAAAACAATGGGAAGCAATTTGCCGAGGCCAATGCTACATTCCATGACCTGATCTATGCCGGTAGCCACAACGAATACCTTGCCCAGCAGATTCACAGTATCAGGCGCCTGATGCAGCGTTATCGGCCAAAGATCTTCTTGACGCCGGCGCAACGGCAGAAAGCCTTGCAAGACCATCGGAAACTGGCTGACGCGATTCTCCATGGCGATGAGGTGGCTGCGCATGACGCCATGCTCCAGCATGCGCCGGTGGGGACCACCGGATTTTCCGAGTTTCTCTCGACACTGCCTGCGAGTTACCTCGAAGGCGAGTCGGGGCTGGGTAGTTCACCTCCCGCTGCAGCAACCGGTGCCAAGCGGTCAAGGGGCGGCGTTACGGGGGAGGAGGGCGACGCCAAGCCGCGAGCCAGGCGCGGCCTGAGCCGCGCCTCTGCCGGTTGA
- a CDS encoding porin translates to MKKCIVGVGCAIASIAAFAQSSVTLYGVVDANIEYSNHNLGSGPNGQSKVALNSGGLSPSRWGMRGTEDLGGGNKAIFALESGFNIDTGTSGQGGLLFGRQAWVGLASGNHQLTLGRQYTSLFLIMANYSPTAYATLYEPVTQIAGASLRENNMVKYHGSFGPLTTEAHWSFGEQPGSTQGSAGYGAGVDYSFGSGGIAIAYDNVNGPATGGNYTRAQKAALGVRYQITPSLLAQAAYRYGKNDAPAAGTVARDDIFWLGLNYQATQALALTGVVYYDNLRALRTATGSTNPSNPWQLTLVADYSLSKRTDVYLSTAYTKNAALNFENLNGAIAAYQIAANEHNQIGVAVGMRHKF, encoded by the coding sequence ATGAAGAAATGTATCGTCGGCGTTGGATGCGCCATCGCAAGCATCGCGGCGTTTGCCCAGTCATCGGTCACCCTGTATGGGGTGGTCGATGCCAATATCGAGTACAGCAACCACAACCTGGGGAGCGGTCCTAACGGACAATCCAAGGTCGCGCTGAATTCCGGTGGATTGTCGCCGAGCCGCTGGGGCATGCGCGGCACCGAAGATCTCGGCGGAGGGAACAAGGCGATCTTTGCCCTGGAAAGTGGCTTCAACATCGACACCGGCACATCCGGGCAGGGCGGGTTGTTGTTCGGGCGCCAGGCATGGGTGGGGCTTGCATCCGGCAACCATCAGCTAACGCTCGGGCGACAATACACGTCGCTCTTCCTGATCATGGCGAACTACTCGCCCACCGCATATGCCACGCTGTATGAACCCGTGACGCAGATTGCCGGCGCGTCGCTGCGGGAAAACAATATGGTGAAGTACCACGGCAGTTTCGGCCCCCTGACGACAGAAGCGCACTGGAGCTTCGGCGAGCAACCCGGTTCGACGCAAGGCTCGGCCGGCTATGGCGCGGGCGTTGATTATTCGTTCGGATCAGGCGGCATCGCCATCGCGTACGACAATGTGAATGGTCCTGCGACCGGCGGCAACTACACGCGGGCCCAGAAGGCGGCGCTCGGCGTGCGTTACCAGATCACACCGAGTTTGCTCGCCCAGGCCGCCTACCGCTATGGGAAGAACGACGCGCCGGCTGCCGGGACGGTCGCGCGCGACGACATCTTTTGGCTGGGCTTGAACTACCAGGCAACTCAGGCGCTGGCATTGACAGGGGTGGTCTACTACGACAACCTGCGTGCCTTGCGCACTGCGACCGGCAGCACCAATCCGAGCAATCCGTGGCAACTCACGCTCGTCGCGGACTATTCGCTGTCCAAGCGCACGGACGTTTACCTGAGCACCGCATACACGAAAAACGCCGCGCTGAACTTCGAGAACCTCAACGGTGCCATTGCTGCCTATCAGATCGCCGCCAATGAGCACAATCAGATCGGGGTTGCCGTCGGCATGCGGCATAAGTTCTGA
- a CDS encoding 3-hydroxyacyl-CoA dehydrogenase: protein MTTTSADNDARTQPDAQAQRDAAAAHIRFAEAEAAKIPDIPASLPLRPIGNVAVIGAGTMGGGIAMALANIGIPVTLIDSGQEALDGGLRRVRDNYAGSVSRGRLEQAEMERRIALIRGSVDMAHARHADLVIEAVFEDLALKQQIFHQLDTIARPGAILATNTSGLDVDAIAAVTQRPQDVVGAHFFSPAHVMRLLEVVRARQTAPDVVATLMDLGRRMGKISVLARIYPGFIGNALFRNYTREAHFLLEEGALPHQVDQALTRFGYAMGIFAVHDMAGNDVGYQTRKAQMATRPDDRRWNDLIMKLTEMGRLGQKSGAGWYRYETGNRTPLRDPAVEDFIVRESARLGIARQSISEEEIIKRCLYGMINEGARLLEQGIALRPSDIDIVYVTGYGFPARHGGPMYYADRIGLAKVYADIKLFHEQHGFWWQPAPLLERLARDNGRFADLQVRT from the coding sequence ATGACGACTACGTCTGCCGACAACGACGCCCGCACACAGCCCGACGCACAGGCGCAGCGTGATGCCGCGGCGGCCCATATCCGCTTCGCCGAGGCCGAGGCGGCAAAGATTCCCGACATCCCGGCCAGCCTGCCGCTGCGCCCGATCGGCAATGTGGCCGTGATCGGCGCAGGAACCATGGGCGGCGGCATCGCCATGGCGCTCGCCAATATCGGCATACCGGTGACCCTGATCGACAGCGGCCAGGAAGCCCTGGATGGCGGCCTGCGCCGGGTGCGCGACAACTATGCCGGCAGCGTGTCGCGCGGACGGCTGGAACAGGCTGAAATGGAACGGCGCATTGCCCTGATCCGCGGCTCGGTCGATATGGCACATGCAAGGCACGCAGACCTCGTGATCGAGGCCGTCTTCGAGGATCTGGCGCTCAAACAGCAGATATTCCACCAGCTCGATACCATCGCCAGGCCGGGGGCAATCCTCGCCACCAACACCTCCGGGCTGGACGTCGACGCTATCGCAGCAGTCACGCAAAGGCCTCAGGATGTGGTAGGTGCCCATTTCTTCAGCCCGGCGCACGTCATGCGCCTGCTGGAAGTCGTGCGCGCGCGGCAAACCGCGCCGGACGTCGTCGCCACGCTGATGGATCTCGGCCGGCGCATGGGCAAGATCTCCGTTCTCGCGCGGATCTATCCCGGTTTTATCGGCAATGCGCTGTTCCGCAATTACACGCGCGAAGCCCACTTCCTGCTCGAAGAAGGCGCATTACCCCACCAGGTGGACCAGGCGTTGACGCGCTTTGGCTATGCCATGGGCATCTTCGCCGTTCACGACATGGCTGGCAACGATGTTGGCTACCAGACCCGCAAGGCGCAGATGGCGACACGGCCTGACGATCGGCGCTGGAACGACCTGATCATGAAGCTGACAGAGATGGGACGGCTAGGGCAAAAGAGTGGAGCCGGCTGGTACCGGTATGAGACAGGCAACCGCACGCCGCTGCGGGATCCGGCGGTCGAAGACTTCATCGTTCGCGAGTCGGCCCGGCTCGGGATCGCGCGCCAATCAATTTCCGAGGAGGAGATCATCAAACGCTGCCTCTACGGCATGATCAACGAGGGCGCGAGACTCCTCGAGCAAGGCATCGCGCTGCGCCCAAGCGATATCGACATCGTCTACGTCACCGGCTATGGATTCCCGGCTCGCCACGGCGGGCCGATGTACTACGCCGACCGCATCGGGCTTGCCAAGGTCTATGCGGACATCAAGCTCTTCCACGAACAGCATGGCTTCTGGTGGCAGCCCGCCCCCCTGCTTGAACGCCTGGCTCGAGATAACGGGCGCTTTGCCGATCTACAAGTGCGCACCTGA